The Dethiosulfovibrio peptidovorans DSM 11002 genome has a window encoding:
- a CDS encoding IS5 family transposase translates to MKQRSLFAEEIAYDSLEKVNDPLVRIEKAVDWSIFEQPLKDFREGLRQKDSLGGRKPFPPLLMFKILVLQALYNLSDDAMEFQVRDRLSFRRFLGLSLEAKVPDAKTIWLFREQLTKAELMKPLFDLFDGHIRKSGFEAKKGQIVDASIVKVPIQRNKRDENRKIKDGEPPEDWPDNKRSQKDTDARWTKKNGKSSFGYKNHIEIDSQNKIIRKYSVTEASVHDSNVFEELIDPSNSSKDVYADSAYRSHEKISWLEEQGYRPKIQRKGYRGKPITWWEKQGNRTRSKVRSRVEHVFGAQTMKAGNLIVRTIGKARASTAIGLRNLAYNIVRFSFLMMKSGAISAVPK, encoded by the coding sequence TTGAAACAGCGGAGCCTCTTTGCGGAAGAAATAGCCTACGATAGCCTTGAAAAGGTGAACGATCCACTGGTACGAATAGAGAAAGCGGTGGACTGGTCCATCTTCGAGCAGCCGTTGAAGGACTTCCGCGAAGGGCTCAGACAGAAGGATTCTCTGGGAGGAAGAAAGCCCTTCCCTCCTCTTCTCATGTTCAAGATCCTGGTGCTTCAGGCACTGTACAACCTGTCGGACGACGCAATGGAGTTTCAGGTAAGGGACAGGCTTTCCTTCAGACGTTTTCTCGGCCTCTCCCTGGAAGCCAAAGTCCCTGATGCCAAGACTATATGGCTTTTTCGGGAGCAGCTGACCAAGGCGGAACTGATGAAGCCTCTGTTCGATCTTTTTGACGGTCACATCCGTAAAAGCGGCTTCGAGGCAAAAAAAGGGCAGATAGTGGATGCCTCCATAGTGAAGGTCCCGATCCAGAGGAACAAACGGGATGAAAACCGCAAGATCAAGGATGGAGAACCACCGGAAGACTGGCCCGACAACAAGAGATCTCAAAAAGACACCGATGCCAGGTGGACGAAGAAAAACGGCAAAAGCTCCTTCGGCTACAAGAACCACATAGAGATCGACTCTCAGAACAAGATCATCCGTAAATACAGCGTAACCGAGGCATCGGTCCACGACAGCAATGTATTCGAGGAACTCATCGATCCCAGTAACAGCAGCAAAGACGTCTATGCCGACTCAGCTTATAGAAGCCATGAGAAAATCTCTTGGCTTGAGGAACAAGGCTACAGACCGAAGATCCAACGAAAAGGATACAGAGGCAAACCCATCACGTGGTGGGAAAAACAGGGTAACAGAACAAGATCCAAAGTCCGAAGCCGAGTGGAGCACGTCTTTGGAGCCCAAACCATGAAGGCCGGCAACCTGATAGTTCGAACTATCGGGAAAGCCAGAGCTTCAACCGCTATAGGACTGAGAAACCTGGCCTATAACATCGTTCGATTCTCGTTCCTGATGATGAAGTCAGGGGCGATATCTGCCGTGCCCAAATGA